Proteins from one Monodelphis domestica isolate mMonDom1 chromosome 6, mMonDom1.pri, whole genome shotgun sequence genomic window:
- the LOC100020822 gene encoding olfactory receptor 5D18 — translation MVSANRNQSATVMFILLGFSDFPDLQVLLFMVFLAIYVVTIVGNLGMIVIIRYNPKLHTPMYFFLSHLSFVDFSYSTIITPKLLEILVVEDRTISFVGCIMQFSFAVTCVVTEMFMLAVMAYDRFVAICNPLLYTVSMSQKLCAILVTISYLWGLISCGVFTYSLLILSFCGINTINNFLCEYSAILSASFSDKHLTEVILFSLSNFNTLCTLGIILTSYIFIFITVMKMPSTSGRRKAFSTCASHLTAVTIFFGTILCLYCVPSSKSSWLMIRVSTAFYTVVIPMLNPLIYSLRNKDVKETFRKLMDIKVFSH, via the coding sequence ATGGTGAGTGCTAACCGAAACCAGAGTGCTACAGTCATGTTCATCCTCTTAGGATTCTCTGATTTCCCAGATCTCCAAGTGCTCCTCTTCATGGTGTTCCTGGCCATTTATGTGGTGACTATTGTGGGAAACTTGGGCATGATTGTGATCATTAGATACAACCCCAAACTCCATACCCCTATGTATTTTTTCCTCAGTCACTTATCCTTTGTGGATTTCTCTTACTCCACTATAATCACACCCAAACTGTTAGAAATCTTAGTTGTGGAAGACAGGACTATCTCATTTGTGGGCTGCATCATGCAATTTTCTTTTGCCGTCACCTGTGTGGTGACAGAGATGTTCATGTTGGCAGTAATGGCCTACGACCGATTTGTAGCCATTTGTAATCCCTTACTTTATACGGTCAGCATGTCCCAGAAACTTTGTGCGATTCTAGTCACTATATCATATTTATGGGGCCTAATTTCTTGTGGAGTATTCACCTACTCTCTTCTTATCTTATCATTTTGTGGAATAAACACCATTAATAATTTTCTGTGTGAGTATTCTGCCATCCTTTCTGCTTCCTTCTCTGATAAGCACTTAACTGAAGTAATTTTATTTAGCCTTTCAAATTTTAATACCCTTTGCACACTTGGCATAATACTTACctcctatatatttatttttataactgtcATGAAGATGCCTTCAACCAGTGGGAGACGTAAAGCTTTCTCAACCTGTGCGTCTCACCTGACTGCTGTTACTATATTCTTTGGGACTATCCTCTGCCTTTATTGTGTACCCAGTTCCAAAAGTTCGTGGCTCATGATCAGAGTGAGCACTGCCTTTTACACTGTAGTGATTCCCATGTTGAACCCTTTAATATACAGCCTTAGGAACAAAGATGTTAAAGAAACTTTTAGGAAATTAATGGACATCAAGGTTTTTTCtcactaa
- the LOC100020790 gene encoding olfactory receptor 1165-like — protein MMCADQNQTSEIMFILLGFSDYPDLQVFLFFVFLIIYTVTVVGNLMMILIIRISPKLHTPMYFFLSNLSFVDFCYSTTITPKLLEILVVDDRIISFLSCITQLFLTATCVVTEAVLLAVMAYDRFVAICNPLLYTVAMSQKLCILLVVMAYSWGIISSITFTYSLLVLSFCRTNIINNFFCEYSAIFSSSFSDKHFTEIILFSLTNFNTFCTLLIILTSYLFILVTIMKMPSTSGRHKAFSTCASHMTAVIIFYGAILFLYCVPSSKSSWLLIRVSTVFYSVVIPMLNPLIYSLRNKDVKETVKKLMDFKICSN, from the coding sequence ATGATGTGTGCTGACCAAAATCAGACTTCTGAGATTATGTTCATCCTTTTAGGATTCTCTGATTATCCTGATCTCCAAGTATTCCTCTTCTTTGTGTTCCTGATCATCTATACGGTCACTGTGGTGGGAAATCTTATGATGATTCTGATTATCAGGATCTCTCCAAAACTCCATACCCCTATGTACTTTTTCCTTAGCAACTTGTCCTTTGTGGATTTCTGCTACTCTACTACCATTACACCCAAATTACTAGAAATCTTGGTTGTAGATGACAGAATTATATCTTTCTTGAGCTGCATAACACAATTATTTCTTACTGCTACTTGTGTGGTAactgaggctgttttgttggcggTGATGGCCTATGACCGTTTTGTGGCTATTTGTAATCCCTTGCTATATACAGTTGCCATGTCTCAGAAACTCTGTATTCTCCTAGTGGTTATGGCCTATTCATGGGGCATAATTTCTTCAATAACATTCACTTACTCTCTCCTTGTATTATCATTTTGTAGaactaatataattaataattttttctgtGAATATTCGgcaatcttttcttcctccttttctgatAAACACTTCACTGAAATAATCCTTTTTAGTCTCAcaaattttaatacattttgcACACTCTTGATTATCCTCACCTCATATCTTTTTATCTTAGTCACCATCATGAAGATGCCTTCAACAAGTGGGAGACATAAAGCTTTCTCTACTTGTGCTTCCCATATGACAGCAGTTATCATTTTCTATGGGGCCATTCTTTTCCTCTACTGTGTACCTAGTTCCAAAAGCTCATGGCTCCTAATCAGAGTGAGCACTGTTTTCTATTCAGTAGTGATCCCCATGCTTAACCCACTAATATATAGCTTGAGAAACAAAGATGTGAAAGAAACTGTTAAGAAATTAATGGATTTCAAAATATGTTCAAACTAA
- the LOC100618856 gene encoding olfactory receptor 5D13-like: protein MVTAEQNQSDSVIFILLGFSDYPKLQVPLFLLFLIIYVVTVVGNLGMIVIIRINPKLHTPMYFFLSHLSFVDFSYSTIITPKLLDILVVEDRSISFEGCIAQFSFAATCLVMETFLLAVMAYDRFVAICNPLLYTVAMSQKRCALLISGTYTWGIISSLIFTYTLLVLSFCGTNIINNFLCEYSAILSASFSDKHVTQIILFILANFNTFFTLIIVLTSYIFIFVTVLKMHSASGRHKAFSTCASHLTAVTIFYGTILFLYCVPSSKNSWLIIRMGTVFCTVVIPMLNPLIYSLRNKDVKETIKKLLDTKILHF from the coding sequence ATGGTGACTGCTGAGCAAAATCAGAGTGATTCAGTCATCTTCATCCTCTTGGGATTCTCTGATTATCCAAAGCTCCAGGTCCCCCTCTTTCTGCTGTTCCTCATCATCTATGTGGTCACTGTGGTGGGAAACTTGGGCATGATTGTGATCATTCGGATCAACCCCAAACTGCATACTCCAATGTACTTTTTCCTCAGTCACCTGTCCTTTGTGGATTTCAGTTACTCCACTATAATTACACCGAAACTCTTAGACATCTTAGTTGTGGAAGACAGAAGCATCTCCTTTGAAGGCTGCATTGCACAGTTTTCTTTTGCTGCTACCTGTTTGGTGATGGAAACCTTCCTGCTGGCAGTGATGGCTTATGACCGCTTTGTGGCCATTTGTAATCCCCTGCTGTATACAGTTGCCATGTCCCAGAAACGTTGTGCTCTGCTGATTTCTGGGACATATACATGGGGtataatttcttctcttattttcacCTACACTCTCCTTGTCTTGTCATTTTGTGGGACAAATATcattaataattttctatgtGAATATTCTGCCATCCTTTCCGCCTCCTTCTCTGATAAGCATGTTACACAAATAATCTTATTTATCCTTGctaattttaatacatttttcacTCTAATTATTGTGCTCacatcatatatttttatttttgtgactgTTTTGAAAATGCATTCAGCCAGTGGGAGGCATAAAGCTTTTTCCACCTGTGCCTCCCACCTCACAGCTGTAACAATCTTCTATGGGACCatcctcttcctttattgtgtgCCCAGCTCCAAAAACTCATGGCTTATAATCAGAATGGGCACTGTTTTTTGTACAGTTGTAATCCCTATGCTTAATCCCCTGATATATAGCCTAAGGAACAAAGATGTTAAAGAAACCATCAAGAAATTATTAGACACAAAAATATTGCATTTCTAA